A stretch of Imperialibacter roseus DNA encodes these proteins:
- a CDS encoding DUF4374 domain-containing protein, translating into MFSKNQFKPWAMPALILSAAIFFTGCGGSDDPEPEETESPFVVSLAIQGSDNGFTYYSVPFSDVMTGSLSAVGQGIEQPGYYDFTQIGSTIYSIGGLDDVNVVGISKNEDGSLEQVGDISFVNSLSDIIKADDNTLVALELSATSDQVKFHTIDINSVAVKSTVSRPVSDLVSEYSAAYGGMRISGDYLYLAYYVSDPTTYNTPSTEQAEVAVYSYPAFEFQKIMTDSRVGPIGGFNVKAGLIKDEKGDVYALSHSNPANGYSQTTKSAGILKIESGATAFDEEYFLDIEELTGGKTTAHLMYLGDGKAFAEINMADRADQARWSDGPLRSAVIDLYAKTVTYISGVPEHAGQGRRLAAVHDGDFVYMCVPEATGIFVYKMDVKNFTATKGAEVEANFVAGFFKL; encoded by the coding sequence ATGTTTTCTAAAAATCAATTCAAGCCATGGGCTATGCCGGCACTGATCTTAAGTGCGGCCATTTTCTTCACAGGATGCGGTGGGTCGGACGATCCCGAACCGGAAGAAACAGAGAGTCCGTTTGTGGTATCGCTGGCGATTCAGGGCAGCGACAATGGATTCACTTACTATTCCGTGCCTTTCAGTGATGTGATGACAGGCTCACTTTCGGCAGTAGGCCAGGGCATTGAGCAGCCGGGCTACTACGACTTTACCCAAATCGGCAGCACCATTTACAGCATTGGTGGCCTCGACGATGTGAATGTGGTGGGTATCTCGAAAAATGAAGATGGCTCTCTGGAGCAGGTTGGCGATATTTCCTTTGTTAATAGTCTGTCGGACATCATCAAAGCGGACGATAATACGCTGGTGGCCCTGGAGCTTTCGGCAACTTCTGATCAGGTAAAGTTCCATACCATTGACATCAATTCGGTCGCTGTCAAATCAACCGTATCACGTCCTGTGTCTGACCTGGTGTCTGAGTATTCTGCTGCCTATGGGGGCATGAGAATCAGTGGTGATTATCTGTACCTGGCGTACTATGTGAGCGACCCCACTACCTACAACACCCCTTCTACTGAGCAAGCTGAAGTAGCTGTGTATTCTTATCCAGCCTTCGAATTTCAGAAAATAATGACCGACTCCAGGGTAGGGCCTATTGGTGGCTTCAATGTAAAGGCGGGCTTGATCAAAGACGAAAAAGGAGATGTGTACGCCTTGTCGCATTCCAATCCTGCCAATGGCTATAGCCAAACTACAAAGAGTGCTGGTATTCTTAAAATTGAGAGTGGAGCCACAGCCTTCGACGAGGAGTATTTTCTCGACATTGAGGAGCTGACTGGCGGCAAAACCACTGCCCACCTCATGTACCTTGGCGATGGCAAGGCTTTTGCCGAAATCAATATGGCTGACCGTGCCGATCAGGCAAGATGGTCTGACGGCCCTTTGCGGTCGGCGGTGATCGATCTTTACGCCAAAACCGTCACCTACATCAGCGGAGTGCCTGAGCATGCAGGGCAGGGTCGCCGACTGGCAGCAGTGCACGACGGCGACTTCGTGTATATGTGCGTTCCTGAGGCTACGGGCATTTTCGTGTACAAAATGGATGTGAAAAACTTCACCGCAACCAAAGGTGCAGAGGTAGAAGCAAACTTCGTCGCTGGATTCTTCAAGCTATAA